One stretch of Thermanaerosceptrum fracticalcis DNA includes these proteins:
- the recG gene encoding ATP-dependent DNA helicase RecG, with product METKSPLQYLKGVGPRRVKILAKLGIETEEDLLYHLPRRYEDRSNLKTISQLRVGETETTIAYIRRIEELNPRKGLLITKVYIQDNTGSAIALWYNQSYLKKQLALGAQLIITGKVDYRFGQKEIAVNEYELVSGKTSLHTGRIVPFYPSTEGLNQRFWREIQHQALARNAEEFREIFTPEELQQLDLLPVKEALREIHFPSSYTQMEKARYRLVFEEFYLLQLALLVLRGNSQKSAKGIAHQKENKLPERFVQNLPFPLTGAQRRVLAEINGDMESSYPMQRLIQGDVGSGKTVIAAWGLLKAVEGGYQGALMAPTEILAQQHYHTLTGWFAPLGVKTALLKGSLNRREKDLLIERVMNREIDVLVGTHALIQENVEFADLGLVVIDEQHRFGVKQRSLLEEKGQQPDVLVMSATPIPRTLALTVYGDLDISLLDELPPGRKPVETYCIREESRGKLKMFLAKQLSLGSQAYIVCPLVEESETLDIKNATTLAENIKREFPSYNIGLLHGQMKAKEKEKIMQDFQHGRVHILVSTTVIEVGVNVPNATVMIVEDAERFGLAQLHQLRGRVGRGNAQSYCILISSSRNPAVLERLRILSKTQDGFKLAEEDLKLRGPGEFFGMRQHGLPEFKVGDLARDGEILLRARHMALKVLQKDPYLRELSYKNLHDKVWSLIKKMVKY from the coding sequence ATGGAAACAAAGTCTCCTTTACAATATCTGAAAGGCGTAGGTCCCCGGCGGGTTAAGATACTGGCAAAGTTAGGAATAGAAACTGAGGAAGATTTGTTATATCATTTGCCGCGCAGATACGAGGACCGTTCAAACCTAAAGACCATCAGCCAATTGCGGGTAGGAGAAACAGAAACAACCATAGCTTATATTCGGCGCATAGAAGAATTAAATCCTCGCAAAGGGCTTTTGATTACTAAGGTCTATATTCAGGATAATACCGGATCAGCCATAGCCCTCTGGTATAACCAGTCTTATCTCAAAAAGCAGTTGGCATTGGGCGCTCAGTTGATCATAACCGGTAAGGTAGATTATAGATTTGGACAGAAAGAAATTGCTGTTAACGAATATGAGCTGGTATCTGGTAAAACGTCGTTACATACCGGTCGCATTGTACCCTTTTATCCCAGTACAGAGGGTTTAAACCAGCGTTTTTGGAGGGAAATTCAACACCAGGCCTTAGCGAGGAATGCGGAGGAGTTCAGGGAGATTTTTACGCCTGAGGAACTCCAACAACTGGATCTTCTTCCTGTTAAAGAAGCTTTACGGGAAATTCACTTTCCTTCCAGCTATACCCAGATGGAAAAAGCCCGTTATCGCCTGGTCTTTGAGGAGTTCTATCTCCTCCAGCTGGCCCTTCTGGTGCTAAGAGGTAATTCTCAGAAAAGTGCGAAAGGGATAGCCCATCAAAAAGAAAATAAGCTGCCGGAACGTTTTGTACAAAACCTGCCCTTTCCCCTAACCGGGGCACAAAGACGGGTCCTTGCGGAAATCAATGGTGATATGGAATCTTCGTATCCCATGCAGCGCCTCATTCAGGGGGATGTAGGTTCCGGTAAAACAGTTATTGCCGCCTGGGGCTTATTAAAAGCTGTAGAGGGGGGATATCAGGGAGCATTGATGGCCCCCACCGAAATATTGGCTCAACAGCATTATCATACCTTAACCGGCTGGTTTGCGCCGCTAGGGGTAAAGACTGCCCTGTTAAAAGGCAGTCTAAATCGCAGGGAAAAGGATTTACTCATAGAGCGGGTGATGAATCGGGAAATTGATGTACTTGTGGGTACACATGCGCTTATTCAGGAAAATGTGGAATTTGCCGATCTCGGACTGGTCGTGATTGATGAGCAGCACCGTTTTGGTGTAAAACAAAGGTCCTTGTTAGAAGAGAAGGGGCAGCAGCCCGATGTACTGGTAATGTCGGCTACCCCAATCCCCAGGACTCTGGCTTTGACTGTATACGGGGATCTGGACATCTCTCTTCTGGACGAGCTTCCCCCTGGTAGGAAACCCGTGGAAACTTATTGTATTAGGGAAGAATCGCGCGGTAAATTGAAAATGTTTTTAGCAAAGCAGCTTAGTTTAGGCTCTCAAGCCTATATTGTCTGCCCTTTGGTGGAAGAGTCGGAAACGCTGGATATTAAGAATGCGACGACTCTGGCGGAAAACATAAAAAGGGAGTTTCCTTCCTACAATATTGGGCTTTTACACGGCCAGATGAAGGCAAAAGAAAAGGAAAAAATTATGCAGGACTTTCAGCATGGCAGAGTGCATATTCTAGTAAGTACTACTGTCATTGAAGTTGGTGTTAATGTTCCCAATGCCACGGTGATGATTGTTGAAGATGCAGAAAGGTTTGGTCTGGCTCAGTTGCATCAGCTGCGGGGCCGGGTAGGCAGAGGGAATGCCCAGTCTTATTGTATCCTTATTTCTTCAAGTCGAAATCCTGCTGTCCTGGAACGGCTCCGTATCTTAAGCAAAACCCAGGATGGTTTTAAACTGGCTGAAGAAGATTTAAAACTGCGGGGGCCGGGAGAATTCTTTGGTATGCGGCAGCACGGGTTACCTGAGTTTAAAGTGGGGGATCTGGCGCGAGACGGCGAAATTTTACTGAGAGCCCGCCATATGGCATTAAAGGTTTTACAAAAGGATCCTTACTTGCGAGAACTCTCTTACAAAAATCTGCACGATAAAGTGTGGTCTTTAATCAAAAAAATGGTTAAATATTAA
- a CDS encoding DUF1858 domain-containing protein has protein sequence MITKDMSIMEIVQNYPRAREILVRYGMGCGACLGASLESLEKGAKIHKVDLTKLLAELNEVENK, from the coding sequence ATGATTACGAAAGATATGTCCATCATGGAAATAGTACAAAATTATCCCCGTGCCCGGGAGATCCTGGTGCGCTATGGCATGGGTTGTGGAGCTTGTCTAGGAGCCTCTTTGGAGTCATTGGAAAAGGGTGCAAAAATCCATAAGGTAGATTTGACCAAACTATTGGCTGAATTGAATGAGGTGGAGAATAAATAG
- a CDS encoding sodium ion-translocating decarboxylase subunit beta, whose protein sequence is MELNLTQALYDLAMSTGFVTITWQQIVMLFISFTLLYLAIVKGFEPLLLLPIAFGMLLANLPDTGIMAPQGTAIDPITGKEKIVPGGLLWYLYQGVKMGIYPPLIFLGIGAMTDFGPLIANPKTLLLGAAAQLGIFTTFIGALFLGFNPQEAASIGIIGGADGPTAIFLTSKLAPHLLGAIAVAAYSYMALVPIIQPPIMRALTTKKARMTVMEQLRPVSQTEKIIFPIVVTVIVTLLLPDAAPLIGMLMLGNLFRESGVVGRLNDTAQNALINIVTIFLGTTVGATASAENFLNFQTISIILLGLAAFAMGTAGGVLLGNLMYVLSGGKVNPLIGSAGVSAVPMAARVSQVVGQKDNPRNFLLMHAMGPNVAGVIGSAVAAGVLLSLFGTH, encoded by the coding sequence ATGGAACTTAATCTGACCCAGGCCCTTTACGATTTGGCCATGAGTACCGGCTTTGTCACCATAACCTGGCAGCAAATTGTTATGCTCTTCATTTCCTTTACTCTGCTGTACCTGGCCATCGTCAAAGGCTTTGAACCGCTTCTTTTATTACCAATTGCCTTTGGTATGCTTTTAGCGAACCTGCCTGATACCGGCATTATGGCACCCCAGGGAACTGCCATTGATCCCATTACCGGTAAAGAAAAGATCGTGCCCGGCGGCCTTTTATGGTACCTCTATCAAGGGGTAAAAATGGGAATCTATCCACCCCTGATCTTCCTGGGAATAGGAGCCATGACCGACTTCGGTCCCCTCATTGCCAACCCTAAGACCCTGCTTTTAGGTGCTGCTGCCCAGTTAGGTATCTTCACCACCTTTATCGGGGCCCTCTTCTTAGGGTTTAATCCCCAGGAAGCTGCTTCTATCGGTATTATCGGCGGTGCTGACGGTCCTACCGCTATCTTTTTAACCTCGAAGCTAGCGCCCCACCTCTTAGGCGCCATTGCTGTGGCTGCATATTCCTACATGGCTCTGGTACCCATTATCCAGCCGCCTATTATGCGGGCATTAACCACCAAGAAGGCCCGGATGACAGTGATGGAACAGCTTCGTCCCGTTTCCCAGACGGAAAAAATCATTTTCCCCATTGTGGTAACGGTTATTGTAACCCTGTTATTACCCGATGCGGCTCCGCTCATTGGTATGCTCATGCTGGGTAACCTCTTTAGAGAATCAGGTGTGGTGGGACGTTTGAATGATACAGCGCAAAACGCCCTCATCAACATCGTCACCATCTTCTTAGGTACAACCGTTGGTGCCACAGCCAGTGCCGAAAACTTCCTCAACTTTCAAACTATCTCGATTATTCTCCTGGGTTTAGCAGCATTTGCAATGGGTACGGCCGGTGGCGTGCTCCTTGGCAACCTGATGTATGTTCTCTCCGGGGGTAAGGTTAACCCCCTCATCGGTTCTGCCGGTGTATCGGCTGTGCCTATGGCGGCCCGGGTATCCCAGGTAGTGGGCCAGAAAGATAACCCCAGGAACTTCCTCCTGATGCATGCTATGGGTCCCAACGTGGCCGGTGTTATCGGTTCTGCCGTTGCTGCCGGTGTTCTGCTGTCACTCTTTGGAACCCATTAA
- a CDS encoding biotin/lipoyl-containing protein → MKKFNITVNGKTYEVEVEEIGGSAAPAQRPAAPAAASVPAPQAAPAPAPKAAPAPVAAGAEVITAPMPGKIMSIKVKVGQAVKEGDLVLTLEAMKMENEIFSGATGSVKEIRVSEGAAVNPGDVLVVIG, encoded by the coding sequence ATGAAAAAATTTAATATCACAGTGAATGGTAAGACCTATGAAGTGGAAGTAGAAGAAATTGGCGGTAGTGCAGCCCCTGCGCAAAGGCCTGCCGCTCCTGCAGCAGCATCTGTTCCTGCACCTCAAGCTGCACCTGCCCCGGCTCCCAAGGCTGCCCCTGCTCCTGTAGCTGCCGGCGCTGAAGTCATTACTGCTCCCATGCCCGGTAAAATTATGTCCATTAAAGTGAAGGTAGGCCAAGCCGTGAAAGAGGGTGATCTCGTTTTAACCCTTGAAGCCATGAAAATGGAAAACGAAATCTTCTCCGGCGCAACTGGTAGCGTTAAAGAAATCAGAGTATCCGAAGGTGCGGCTGTTAACCCAGGGGACGTACTTGTAGTGATCGGCTAA
- a CDS encoding OadG family protein, translating into MLLTFGLQVALIGLGIVFVALTFLIGVIKVMAVATGNREVKKTPKVAAPVTKGADPAAAVKKEDDSDVIAVIAATVAFLTQGRMSIKTITRVPGGHAPSWSLAGRQETMNLRQF; encoded by the coding sequence ATGTTACTAACATTTGGTTTACAGGTGGCACTCATTGGCCTGGGTATCGTTTTTGTAGCCTTAACTTTCCTGATTGGTGTTATTAAGGTAATGGCAGTAGCCACAGGAAATAGAGAGGTAAAAAAAACTCCTAAGGTAGCTGCGCCTGTAACAAAAGGAGCAGACCCGGCAGCGGCTGTGAAAAAGGAAGACGACAGTGACGTCATAGCTGTTATCGCTGCCACTGTGGCTTTCTTAACCCAGGGCCGGATGAGCATAAAGACCATAACCCGTGTGCCTGGCGGCCATGCTCCCTCCTGGAGCCTGGCTGGTCGTCAGGAAACAATGAACTTAAGACAATTTTAA
- the mmdA gene encoding methylmalonyl-CoA decarboxylase subunit alpha: MSTRAKIDDLLARSKKIELGGGQKAIDKQHQSGKFTARERIEKLLDPGTFTELDKFVAHRCVNFDMAGKEAPGEGVVTGYGTIDGRLVYVFAQDFTVLGGSLGEMHAAKICKVMDLAVKMGAPCIGLNDSGGARIQEAVDALSGYGQIFYRNTLASGVIPQISVIMGPCAGGAVYSPALTDFIFMVKNNSQMFITGPQVIKAVTGEEVSAEQLGGAITHNRTSGVAHFAAENEDDCFAQIKKLLSFLPSNNLEDAPIYDTGDDPGRMDESLNDIIPDNPNAAYDMVELIQKVVDNGEFFQTQPLYAPNILTGFARINGRVIGIIANQPKVMAGCLDINASDKAARFIRFCDAFNIPIVNFVDVPGFLPGTNQEYGGIIRHGAKMLYAYSEATVPKITIVTRKAYGGAYLAMCSRDLGADQVIAWPTAEIAVMGAEGAANIIFRKEIESAANPAEKRAEKIQEYRDRFATPYVAAERGFVDMVIEPKETRPRLANALEMLATKRESRPAKKHGNIPL; this comes from the coding sequence ATGAGTACCAGAGCTAAAATTGATGATCTTCTGGCCCGTAGTAAAAAGATTGAATTAGGCGGCGGTCAAAAAGCCATCGATAAGCAGCACCAGAGCGGTAAATTCACTGCCCGTGAGCGCATCGAGAAACTCCTGGATCCGGGGACCTTTACTGAACTGGACAAGTTTGTTGCCCATCGCTGCGTAAACTTTGACATGGCCGGCAAAGAAGCCCCCGGTGAAGGCGTAGTAACGGGATATGGCACCATTGATGGCCGTCTGGTTTATGTCTTTGCCCAAGACTTTACAGTACTGGGCGGTTCTCTGGGGGAAATGCATGCCGCCAAGATCTGTAAAGTAATGGACCTGGCGGTAAAAATGGGTGCACCCTGTATAGGGCTTAACGACTCCGGAGGGGCCCGTATCCAGGAAGCGGTAGATGCCCTTTCCGGTTACGGTCAGATTTTCTACCGCAATACCCTGGCTTCAGGGGTTATTCCCCAAATTTCCGTCATTATGGGACCTTGTGCCGGCGGAGCCGTTTATTCTCCTGCTCTAACCGACTTTATCTTCATGGTGAAGAACAATTCCCAGATGTTTATTACCGGTCCCCAGGTTATTAAAGCTGTAACCGGTGAAGAAGTATCTGCAGAACAACTTGGTGGTGCCATTACCCATAACCGTACCAGTGGTGTTGCCCATTTTGCCGCTGAAAATGAAGACGACTGCTTTGCCCAAATCAAGAAATTATTAAGCTTCCTCCCGTCCAACAACTTAGAAGATGCTCCCATCTATGATACCGGTGATGATCCCGGCCGCATGGATGAATCATTAAACGATATCATTCCCGATAACCCCAATGCTGCTTATGACATGGTTGAACTTATCCAAAAAGTCGTGGATAATGGCGAATTCTTCCAGACTCAACCTTTATATGCACCAAACATTCTTACCGGTTTTGCGCGGATTAACGGTCGCGTTATTGGTATTATTGCTAACCAGCCCAAAGTCATGGCCGGCTGCCTGGATATCAATGCTTCCGATAAAGCCGCACGTTTTATTCGTTTCTGTGATGCCTTCAACATTCCTATCGTCAACTTCGTTGACGTTCCCGGCTTCTTACCCGGAACCAACCAGGAGTACGGCGGTATTATCCGTCACGGCGCCAAGATGCTGTATGCATATTCTGAAGCCACTGTTCCCAAAATCACTATCGTAACCCGTAAAGCTTACGGTGGAGCATATCTCGCTATGTGCTCCCGTGATTTAGGTGCTGATCAGGTTATTGCCTGGCCTACAGCAGAAATTGCCGTTATGGGTGCCGAAGGTGCCGCTAACATCATCTTCCGTAAAGAGATCGAAAGTGCGGCCAACCCCGCCGAAAAGCGTGCTGAAAAGATTCAAGAATACCGTGATCGTTTTGCTACCCCTTATGTGGCTGCTGAGAGAGGTTTCGTGGATATGGTTATCGAACCTAAAGAAACCAGACCTCGTCTGGCCAATGCCTTAGAGATGCTGGCTACCAAGCGTGAAAGTCGTCCCGCTAAGAAACACGGCAACATTCCGCTCTAA
- the mce gene encoding methylmalonyl-CoA epimerase, translating into MKVLKVDHIGIAVSNLEESLKFYTEVLGLKAEGTEVVEEQKVKVAFLPCGDSELELLESTSPDGPIAKFIEKNGEGIQHIALRVENIEEALAELKEKGVRLIDEKPRYGAGGASIAFVHPKATKGVLLELSERK; encoded by the coding sequence ATGAAAGTTTTAAAAGTAGACCATATTGGTATTGCTGTCAGCAACCTGGAAGAATCCTTAAAGTTCTATACGGAAGTTTTAGGCTTAAAGGCAGAAGGTACAGAAGTCGTGGAAGAGCAAAAGGTTAAAGTTGCCTTCCTGCCCTGTGGCGACAGTGAGCTTGAACTGTTAGAGTCCACTTCTCCTGATGGCCCCATTGCTAAATTTATCGAAAAGAACGGTGAAGGGATCCAGCACATTGCCCTCAGAGTAGAGAACATTGAAGAAGCCCTGGCTGAACTAAAAGAGAAAGGTGTCCGTCTCATCGATGAAAAGCCCCGTTATGGTGCTGGCGGCGCTTCCATCGCCTTCGTGCATCCTAAAGCCACAAAGGGAGTTTTACTGGAGCTCTCTGAGCGGAAGTAG
- the meaB gene encoding methylmalonyl Co-A mutase-associated GTPase MeaB yields the protein MELVQRARQGDRRAIARLISLAENEAPEATAALQELYQYTGGAHIIGITGPPGSGKSTLTDKLVKELRKRGKTVGVIAVDPTSPFTGGAILGDRVRMADLALDEGVYIRSMGTRGSLGGLSKATHYTIKILDACGFDYILIETVGVGQSEVDIVKTADTVLVITVPGLGDDIQAIKAGILEIGDIFAVNKADRDGANRVVVELEMMLDLDPEKSNWRPPILLTVAAQSKGITELLDTIMNHKEFLEKSGLLEKRRRERLENEVLDLVVQKISNYITEKVGQEGRLNKELDRIMRREVDPYTVVNKIFQETLK from the coding sequence ATGGAATTAGTTCAGCGTGCTCGCCAGGGCGATCGCCGTGCCATTGCCCGGCTCATCAGCCTGGCGGAAAATGAAGCACCTGAAGCCACTGCGGCCTTACAAGAACTTTACCAATATACAGGAGGGGCCCATATCATTGGTATAACGGGTCCCCCTGGTTCTGGTAAAAGTACATTAACGGACAAATTGGTGAAGGAACTACGTAAGCGCGGTAAAACAGTAGGGGTTATTGCAGTCGACCCTACCAGCCCTTTCACAGGTGGGGCTATCCTGGGCGACCGGGTGCGGATGGCGGATTTAGCCCTTGATGAGGGCGTATATATCCGCAGTATGGGTACACGGGGCAGCTTAGGTGGCCTATCCAAAGCAACCCATTATACCATCAAGATTCTGGATGCCTGTGGCTTTGATTATATCCTTATCGAGACTGTTGGTGTTGGCCAGTCTGAAGTGGATATCGTAAAAACTGCTGATACCGTACTGGTCATTACGGTTCCGGGGTTAGGGGATGATATCCAGGCCATTAAGGCGGGAATTCTGGAAATAGGCGACATCTTCGCGGTCAACAAGGCCGACCGTGATGGTGCCAACAGGGTTGTGGTTGAGCTGGAAATGATGTTAGACCTTGACCCGGAAAAGTCGAACTGGCGTCCGCCTATACTTTTGACCGTTGCTGCTCAAAGTAAAGGCATCACAGAATTATTAGATACAATCATGAACCATAAAGAGTTTCTGGAAAAATCCGGCCTTTTGGAAAAACGCCGCCGGGAAAGACTGGAAAACGAAGTGTTAGACCTGGTGGTACAAAAAATATCGAACTATATCACGGAAAAAGTGGGCCAAGAGGGAAGGCTGAATAAAGAATTAGATCGCATTATGCGGAGGGAAGTAGATCCCTACACAGTAGTGAATAAAATTTTCCAAGAAACTTTAAAATAA
- a CDS encoding cobalamin B12-binding domain-containing protein — protein MTEKRIRVLVAKPGLDGHDRGAKVVARALRDAGMEVIYTGLRQTPEQIVAAAIQEDVDVVAMSILSGAHNHLFPRVVELLKEKGADDVLVVGGGVIPDADIPFLKEKGVAEIFTPGTPTSVSIEFIKNNVKR, from the coding sequence ATGACTGAGAAACGGATTAGGGTTTTAGTTGCTAAGCCTGGCCTGGACGGGCATGACCGCGGGGCCAAAGTTGTTGCCCGTGCCTTACGGGATGCTGGTATGGAAGTAATTTATACAGGGCTGCGTCAAACCCCTGAACAAATAGTCGCTGCTGCCATTCAGGAAGACGTTGATGTTGTGGCTATGAGTATCTTGTCTGGTGCTCACAATCACCTGTTCCCCAGAGTAGTAGAACTCTTAAAGGAAAAAGGTGCTGACGACGTCCTGGTAGTAGGGGGCGGCGTAATTCCTGATGCCGACATTCCTTTCTTGAAGGAAAAGGGCGTTGCAGAAATCTTCACTCCCGGAACTCCCACCAGTGTATCTATAGAGTTCATTAAGAATAACGTAAAACGGTAA
- a CDS encoding acyl-CoA mutase large subunit family protein, which translates to MFDKEKLQQLARAKEAWENGPIAKTLAKNPERKEQFVTGSGVPVERLYTPLDLADFDYEKDLGFPGKYPFTRGVQPTMYRGRFWTMRQYAGFATAEESNARYRYLLDQGQTGLSVAFDLPTQIGYDSDDPIAQGEIGKVGVAIDSLADMEILFKGIPLDKVSTSMTINAPASVLLAMYIAVAEKQGISSDKLNGTIQNDILKEYAARGTYIFPPGPSMRLITNIFEFCSQHVPNWNTISISGYHIREAGATAVQEVAFTLADGIAYVDAAIKAGMDVDTFAGRLSFFFNAHNDLLEEVAKFRAARKLWARIMKERFGAKDPRSWMLRFHTQTGGSTLTAQQPDNNIVRVAIQTLAAVLGGTQSLHTNSKDEALALPTEDSVRIALRTQQIVAYESGVCETIDPLAGSYYVEALTKKIEDEAMKYIEKIDAMGGAAKAIEQGYIQKEIADSSYAYQKEVESGKRIVVGMNKFQIKEKPVEGLLRVDPAVGEAQVKKLQAMKASRDNVAVKTKLDALREAAKTDANLMPYILDAVRVYSTEGEICNVLREVFGEYRPVEIL; encoded by the coding sequence ATGTTTGACAAAGAAAAGCTTCAACAACTGGCAAGGGCAAAAGAAGCCTGGGAAAACGGTCCCATTGCCAAAACCCTGGCCAAGAACCCTGAGCGTAAAGAACAATTTGTAACCGGTTCCGGTGTACCCGTGGAACGGCTCTACACTCCCCTTGATCTGGCAGATTTTGACTACGAAAAAGACCTGGGCTTCCCCGGCAAGTATCCATTTACCCGTGGGGTACAACCTACCATGTACCGTGGCCGTTTCTGGACTATGCGCCAGTACGCCGGTTTCGCCACTGCTGAGGAATCCAACGCCCGTTACAGATACCTGTTAGACCAGGGTCAGACTGGCTTATCCGTAGCCTTTGACCTGCCCACTCAGATTGGTTATGACTCTGATGACCCCATTGCCCAGGGTGAAATCGGTAAAGTAGGGGTTGCTATCGACTCCTTAGCCGATATGGAAATCCTGTTCAAAGGTATTCCTCTGGACAAAGTAAGTACGTCTATGACCATCAATGCTCCTGCCTCTGTTCTTCTGGCTATGTATATTGCCGTGGCAGAGAAACAAGGTATTTCTTCCGATAAACTTAACGGTACGATCCAAAACGATATTCTCAAAGAGTATGCGGCTCGTGGTACCTACATTTTCCCGCCCGGCCCGTCCATGAGATTGATCACTAATATCTTCGAATTCTGCTCTCAGCATGTTCCTAACTGGAACACCATCTCCATTTCCGGTTACCATATTCGGGAAGCCGGTGCCACCGCCGTCCAGGAAGTTGCCTTTACCTTAGCTGATGGGATTGCTTATGTAGATGCTGCTATCAAAGCCGGTATGGACGTTGATACCTTTGCTGGCCGTCTGTCCTTCTTCTTTAATGCTCACAATGACCTCCTGGAGGAAGTGGCCAAGTTCCGCGCTGCCCGTAAGCTCTGGGCCAGAATTATGAAGGAGCGTTTCGGCGCCAAAGATCCTCGCTCCTGGATGTTGCGTTTCCATACCCAAACCGGTGGTTCTACCTTAACTGCCCAGCAGCCTGACAATAACATCGTACGTGTTGCTATTCAGACCTTAGCAGCCGTATTAGGTGGAACTCAGTCTCTCCATACTAACTCCAAAGACGAGGCTCTGGCTCTGCCTACTGAAGATTCTGTACGTATTGCCCTTAGAACCCAGCAAATCGTGGCATATGAATCTGGCGTTTGTGAAACTATCGATCCTTTAGCTGGTTCTTACTATGTAGAAGCCCTCACTAAGAAGATTGAAGATGAAGCCATGAAGTATATTGAAAAGATTGATGCTATGGGTGGCGCTGCTAAAGCTATTGAGCAAGGCTACATCCAGAAGGAAATTGCTGATAGCTCCTATGCTTACCAGAAGGAAGTTGAGTCAGGCAAGCGCATCGTCGTTGGTATGAACAAATTCCAAATCAAAGAGAAGCCTGTGGAAGGCCTCTTAAGGGTTGACCCAGCCGTAGGAGAAGCCCAGGTTAAGAAACTGCAAGCTATGAAGGCTTCCCGTGACAACGTGGCTGTAAAGACCAAACTGGACGCCCTGCGTGAAGCTGCCAAAACTGATGCCAACCTCATGCCTTACATCTTAGATGCTGTTCGGGTATATAGTACCGAGGGTGAAATCTGCAACGTACTGAGAGAAGTATTCGGTGAGTACAGACCCGTGGAAATTCTCTAA
- a CDS encoding anion permease, giving the protein MPKDLVQTPGAIAVAASCAFATPVGTSPNTLVFGPGNYRFMDYVQVGIPLIIICFILVYSDYSYRMTILLKLYGN; this is encoded by the coding sequence TTGCCAAAGGACTTGGTGCAGACCCCCGGGGCCATCGCAGTAGCAGCATCCTGTGCCTTTGCTACACCTGTTGGTACATCTCCTAACACCCTGGTTTTTGGTCCTGGTAATTACCGCTTTATGGATTATGTCCAGGTAGGAATTCCATTAATCATAATTTGTTTTATCCTAGTCTATAGTGATTATTCCTATCGTATGACCATTCTTCTAAAATTATACGGAAATTAG